One Myxococcaceae bacterium JPH2 genomic window, GGCCCAGGGGGTCGCCCTCGAAGTAGCGCGTGCGGCGCACTGCCCCGGTCTCATCGCGATAGGTCTCGCTCCGCAGCTTCCCCTGGCGATACGTGTAGTCGACGCGCTCGGAGTAGACCGCGCCCCCCGGAGTCGCCGACGAGGCCTTCCACTGCAACAGATCCGAGCGAGGGTGCGCCCCACCCGAGTCGGCGCAGTCCGCCCCCGGAGCAACCCCCAGACGGAAGCACTGCACCTCGTAGTGCCCATCCGGGTGCTTGATGTAGTCGCCGTGCGCGCCGTTGTCATAGCCATACTCCGTGACGGCCTCCAACGAGGTCCCGACAGCGGTCGTGAACCGGGCCAGACGCTCACCCGCATACTCGAAGGTCGTCACGATTCCATTCGGGTCGGTGCTCTGGAGCAACCGTCCCCGCGAGTCATACGCATCGTAGGTCGTATCGAGGAACGTCCCGGTGCATCCCGCGCTCGTCGCCTGCGTGCAGACCCGCTTCTTCGAGACACGACCCGCCCGCTGCCCCGTCGAGGTGTCCGCCCAGTATTCGTACCGGGTCAGTGGGAAGGTGTACGCAGGCTTCCCGGAGGGCGCCGCCTTGTCGCAGGTCGTCGAGGTCTGACTCTCCACGAGGCAGGGCCCCATGACGGCTCGGATGCGCCCGCGGGGATCCTGCGCCGCGCCCGCGCTTCGAGAGCAATCATCGCTCGTGCAATAGAAGGTCCCAACGAGCCGCGGCGTGCGCGCCCAGGTGTGGGTGCCGTCCGAAAACTCCCACGTCAGCCCGGAGCGAATGACGCCCTGCAACTGATTGGTGAAGGAGTCATATTGCATGAACACCCCAGCCTGGGCGCCCGGGACGTCCTCACTGAAGGCGGAGGGTGAGAGCTTTGACTGAACCAACTGCTCAAACCCGCGCTGCGAAGCCGCGCGGGTGGCCCCGCCATACGCGTAGGTGTACTGGTTGACCAGGAGCGGTGAGCCTCCATCCTCACCAGTCGCCCCCAGATAGACCCGGTTGAGTTCGGCGGGAGGAAGGAACCCGGCCGACAGCACATCGGTTCCCGTCGCGAGCCCATGCTCGAAGACCGAGAAGCTCCCGTTGGGCTGCTGCTGGTACTGCGCCACCTCGACCTTGCCAGTCCGGCCGACGGGCGACAGGAACGTCATGTCCCAGGCTGTCGTCGCCCCAGCCGTCGCGAGCCCGGCGCACATCCCGCCGTCGCACTGCGCCACCACCTGCGTCTTCCCCAAGACAGGGCCCTGATCGCCTCGTGGCGCCCATCCACTCAGCTTCATCAAGAATCGATGCTCGACCGAGGACACCGCAGTCCCCGTTCCATCTCCCAGGAGCGACTGACTGCTCGTGAAGGACTGGTACTGATTGGGGCCACACGGCGACGTCAGCGTCAGCGACATCATCCCGGGCGCACACCCATTCCCGGAGACGCCAATGGAATACGCGTCGTGCGGACTCACCTCCTGACCGACATACCCTTCGGCGATTCCGCCATCCGTGCCCGTCAGACTCTGCCGAACGACGAGCACGCCATCCCGGGTCACTTCCCAGATGGGCTGTCCCTGAGCATCACGATAGGCGTAGTTCATCACCGTCCCAGGAACCGTTCCGCCACCCGACATCGAACGGTCCGGCCACTGGGTTCCGGAGACCAGACCCGCCTTGCTCTCCAGATACGAGTACTGAACCGCGCCAACCTCCAGGCTGCCACCTCGCCCGACAACATCGACGGACGCCACCACGCACTCCTTCGTCTTCCCATCGATGAGTGTGGGAACACGGGCCGGAAGCGCCTGATAGTGGAACACCAGCTTGTCCCCGCTGGCGGTGGTGACTGAATCCAGGACGGGCAGGTCCGCGCCCAAGACACCCGTTGTGCCCTCGGACGGCGTGCACTCCGCCGGGCTCTTGCTGCTGGGAATGGCATAGGAGAGACGCACCGCGCGCCGATGACATGAGGCAACGACGTCCACTCCAGCATCCTCCTGGCCCTCGGATGGACACGAGGCGGCGTCATATTGGGATGGCTCGACGTAGCTGAGGAAGTACGCGCCCTGCCAGATCATCTGCTGTGAGCGCACCGGCAGGTCCTTCAACACGTAGATGGGGCGAAGCGTCCGATAGTGATAGCGCCCCGAGGTGGTGTACACGATGAAGCCGTCACCGCTCCGCTGGATCTTCATGGACTGCTCGGACTCATCCCGGCTGAAACAGCCATCCGACTCGCAGGCCGCGAAGGTCTTCTTCGTTCCCGCCGGGCCGCCGTAGACATCCCAATAGGTCATGTCCTCGCAGGACGGCGTCTGGGGATCGCCACTGCAATGACTGCCCGTGTGCACCCGGAGCAGGATGAAGCTGTGAAAGTTGTGCCACCATTGGAGCGAAGCACCCGAGCGCCCTCCCGTCGCGGCCATGTGGCCGAACGGCGCGGGGAGGACCTGGGCCGGGTCGGCCTCGAGCCACGCGTTGTTGGCGCCGCTGAAGTGACGCTCGAGCGTGGCCCCGCCAAAGGGAGCGGAGAGCTTGAGGTCCTTGTTTGAGTAGCTCGGCTTGAGGGAGCCCAGCGCCACGGGGCTGGCCTGAGCCACGCCGAACTGGCCCGAGCCACCCAATGGCGGGAGAGGATTGAGACTGGCCTGGGCGATCTTCTCTTCAATCTCGTCATCCGGCAGCGGGTCATCCGTCCCGGTTGCGATGGCAATCACCGCCACCAGACTGAACGACAGACACACGACCACCGGGGTGCGGCGCCACCAGGGCCCGCCCCGCGTCATCAGAGGAGGAGTCAAGTTGAGGTTCTTTCAGTTGTGGCCCGAGGGCCAGGATTCAGGGAACAGGGGACGGGGACGGGCCTTCACCGACAGCCTCGGGAGGCGCGCGTGGCGGAAGACAGACTGCTTCCTTCGCGCCAGGGACCACGCTCACACAGCGCCACTCGGGCAAGCATTCAGCGCTGGATTGGCAACGACGGCTGCACACGTAGCCCGAGCCTCGCTCCGGTCGGGCGTGCACACACACCTGACTGAGACACTCCGAGGCGCCGTGCGCGCTGCAGTCCTCACCGACTTGTTTGTTTGCGGCCTGGTCCATGGGAGCGGGTCGCCACTCGCTCACCACGGTCCGGGTGCCATCGTCGGTTTTCGGCAGCGACTCCGCACGGCCCTTGTCGAGTGCCGGGTTGCACGCCACCAGTCCCACGAGGAGCAAGGCACTTGCCGCCAGACTCCTCGAACCCACCTTCCCCATGCGGGGCCACGCCATCTCCAATACCGACATCATCCCTCACGCGACAGAGCATTGATTGAACTGGAATGCAAAGTCACGTGTGTCAATAGCTGAGGCCAGTCCGACAAACAAGCCCCACTCGCGAAACAGCCATTTCGTGTCTCGGTGTCACATCGTGGGTTCGGCCAGGAGGGCGGCGCCAATGGCTCCCGACAGGTCTCCCAACTCGGCGACGTGAATCAATGGGGCACGCTCGGGGATGAACAGGTGGGGATACATCGACTCCGCGATGCGTCCCGCGTACTCCGGCCCCAGTCGCGTCCCGAGGCCTCCCCCCAGAATCACGGCTTCGACATCCAACAGGTTGATGGCCGAGGCAATGGCTGCTCCCAGCATCTCGATGGCCCGGTCAATCAACGCGATGGCCAATCCATCCTTCTTCTGCAAGGCGCTCATCCAGACACCGCTCGACAACCGCGAGCGTCCTTTGTCTCGCATGATGTCGAAGAGCTGGGTGCGCCGCCCGCGATGCACCTCCTTGCGCGCCTTGCGCTCCATGGAAGCGCGTCCCGCATACGCTTCCAGGCATCCCCGTCGGCCACACCCGCAGAGCGCGCCATCGGGCTTCACGACCATGTGGCCGATCTCCCCCGCGCCGCCGCGCCCACGCCAAGGCGTGCCATCCAACACCAATCCACCGCCCACGCCCGTGCCCCACCACACCCCCAACACCGAGCGATAGGGACGGCCCGCCCCCAGCCGGTACTCAGCCGCCACGGCCACCTGGACGTCATTGCCCAGCACCACCCGCCCTTTCACCAGGTCGCCCAGGTCCGCGGCCACGGGGTAGGGCTTCTCCCAATCCGCGACCACGTTGGTGGCGTGCGCGAGCGTGCCGTGATTGGCATCCACCGAGCCAGGAGCTCCCACCCCAATGCCTGACAGCCGAGGCGTCGCCAGCCCCGCGGCGACCGCCGCTTCCTCCAGGGTGCCGTACATCTCCCGGACGACCTCACCGGGCCCGCCCTTGCCTGGTGTTGGGTGGCGTGCCTGACCGAGCACCTCGCCCCGTGCATCGACGACCACGGCCTCGATCTTCGTGCCTCCCAGATCGATGCCACCCCAGACGCGCAGCTTGCCAGTGCGGGCCTTGGAGGTTCGCGGCATCGCGCGCGGCTTCTTCCGCGTCACACGAGACGTCGTCGTCTTTCGCGTGGCCATTCCCATGCCTCCCAGTCGCGGCAGCCAGGCCCTGGCGCCCTCCGCAATCTGGTCAGCACCGCTGGCGACTGAGGGCCGGCGTCCAAGCCAGCCCTCGACGGACCGCATGAGCCTGGGACACGCGAACACCCCTCAGCGCGGCCCCTTGGTCCTCCGCGGCGCGCTTACACTGGCACCGGCCGGAACAAGAGGTTGGGCGAGAGCGCCGCCACCGAGAGGCCGTGAACGGTCTGCGAAGCGGGGATCTCCGCGTAGCCAACGGACGCCAGCAACGACATCACCTCGTCGCGGCTGGAGCCCGCGCGGCGCAGCAACGAGTCCACCACCTCGATGACAAGCAAGCGGGGACGCCGCGCCTTCAGCGTGGCCAACATGCCGCGCAAGACCTCGGCCTCCGCGCCCTCGACGTCCATCTTCAGGACATCCCACCGCTCCAGGGGACGTGCCTCCGCCCACGCATCGAACGTCGTGACCTGCACCGAGATGGACTGCGCTCCGGTGCCGTACAACGAACGCACGCCGACATCGTGGGACCCGAGCTCGGCGGAGCTGCGGAGCTGCGCGGTGCGCGGACGGTCTCCCAGCGCGACCTGCACCACCTCCAGGCTCCCGGCCACGCTGTTCTGCTCCGCGAGCCGCCGCAGCCGCTCCGCCGTGTCCGGCGCTGCCTCGAAGGCAAACACCTTCCCGCGAGAGCCGTCCTGAAGCATCCGCGCCACGGGCAGGCAATGGACGCCGATGTTGGCCCCGACATCCACCAGCACTCCGCCGCCGCGCAGCTCGGCCATGAGCAAGGCATGCAGCTCAGGCTCATAGGAGCCACAGAAGAAGAGGTGTCGCTGGAGGTTGTCTCCCAGCATCACCTCGAAGCGGATGCCGTCATACGTCACGGTGAACGGCTTCTTGCTGTAGCTGAAGTGGCGGATCAGCCGAGCGTGGAAGGTCCGCGCCAGCTCCGACCGGGTGCTCCAGGGATACACCCCACGAGCCACATGCCCCACGGCGCGAACAATGGTCTTCTTCACTCAGCTACCCCTTTCAGCGTCTCGAAGCAGCGCCCGGTAGAACCCCACCACATCCTCGCGCTCGCGCGCCGGAGCGTACTCCCGATGGACGAACTCCGAGGCACTCCGCGACATGGCCTCGAAGCGAGCCGGGTCCTCACGGTGGAGTCGAATCGCCTCCTCCACGCGCTGACTGAAGGCCACGATGTTCCCCTGCTCCACGGGCAGAGACCACTCGGGGCGAAGGAACTCGCGCCCACCTTGCCCATGGAAGCCCACGACCAGGCAGCCGCACGCCATCGCCTCCACCGGCGGGAGCCCGAAGCCCTCCTGATGGCTGAAAGTGAGGAACAACGCCGAGCCCCGCAGCGCCTCGGCCACGCGCGCCGGGGTAAGCCCTTGCAGGATGTCGACGGCCCAGTCGCGCAGGCTCCCACGCGCGCGCAGCATCTGCAGCACCTGGACCGCGTCCTCCCGGTTGCGGCGCGACATGAGCGCGATGCGACGGCGAGACTCGCGCCCGCGTGCATGAAAGAGCGTGGGGTCCACCGCCGGGTGGACGCGCTCCACGCGAACGGATGGGAACGCGTAGCGCAGGTAGGCGGCGCTGTCCTCGGACACGACCAGCACCGCGCTCAGGTCCGGGTTGTCTTGATAGGGCGAAGGCGCGGTGTCCGTGAGTCCAGCGCGCGCGAAGGTGAGGTAGGCGCCCTGGTTGAAGAGGACCTGCCGGACGCCCCTCGGGAGTCGGCGGATGGAGGCGCCGTACACCTCCGGCACCACCAGGATGTCCTGGGCGCCGACGGGCGTGGAGGGCACGTGGCGGATCCGCGTGTGGTGCTCGAACCAGGTGCACGCGAAGCCCGGCCGCGAATGGAGGACCGCGGCCGAGATTCCCGCCTGCTCGAGCAGGTCCACATGGCGGTACAGCGTGCGGATGCCCCCGCTCGGCTCGTCGTAGTCCGGCGTGAGGAAGTAGACAGTGGGCGGTGTCGTCCGCGGGCCTTCGTGTCGCCGCAGCACGGGCACCTCGGCGCCAGCAGGCCGAGCCATGCCCAGACGCCGCAGCGCGGAGCGGGCCACACCGCGAAGAAGGGCTCGCGGGTCCAATGGGCTCACGTGTCCTCCTCTCGGGCGCGTGGGGCCGCGTCCCGTCAAGCGAACGCGGGTGATTAGCCGACGCGGTGGTGAGCGACAAGCAGCAAGGAGGGTCGAACTTGGATGCTCCCCTGGCCCACCTGCATGCACGGGCCCTGCCTCGACCGTCGCTTGTCCCCTCCCCTCCTGGCGCATACGCTCCCGCGCTCCCCCATCATGAGCAGCCGTCCCGCATCGAATCCGGAGCAGGCCCGGTCAGACGTCAAGACCCGCGCCTTCCGCTCCATCGTCGCCTTGACCCTGCGCACCTTTGCGTCTCAGGGGCTGCGCGTCGTCAACGCACTCGTCCTTTCCCGGCTGCTCTTCCCGTCGGACTACGGGGCGTTTGGCATTGTCGCGTTCGCGACGTCGCTCGGCGCCTATCTGGGTGACCTGGGGCTGAGCGCCTCACTGGTGCGCCAGTCGCATGAGCCCACCGAGGACGAGACCACCACCGCGTTCTGGAGCCATCAGGCCCTGACCGGCTCCATCGTGGCGCTGCTCCTGGTGCTCGCGCCGCTCGTCTCGAGCGCATACGACCTGGGTCCTTCCGGCACGCCCATGGTGTGCGCCATGGCGGTGGGCCTGTTCTTCTCCTCGCTGCGCGTCATCCCCATGATGATGCTGGAGCGCCACCTCCACTTCCCCGCCGTGGCGAGGATGGAGCTCGTCGAGGGGCTGACCCAGACCGGGACGACCATCGCCTTGGCCCTCCTCGGCTGGGGCCCGTGGGCCCTGGCTCTCGGTGGGCTCGTGCGTGGCGCGGTGGGGCTGGTGATCCTCTGGAGCGCCTCGCCCTGGCGCCCCCGTGGCCGCTTCCGCAAGGACATCCTTCAGCGCCTGCTGGGCTTCGGCATCTGGTTCCAGTTGGGAGGCATCATCCCCGCCATCCTCTCCGGGTGGATTCCGCTCATCGTCGGGAAGCTGCTGGGGAAGGACGCGGTGGGCCTGGTGAACTGGGCGTGGGCGCTCGCGTCGGTGCCGTTGATGATCAGCGGCATCCTCAACCGCGTCGCGTATCCCGCGTACAGCCGCATGCAGGAGGACGGCGCGGGGCTGGCGGAATACCTGCGCACCTCCATCCGGCGCATCAGCGCGGTGCTGTGTCTGGCCATTCCCTTCGGCGTCATCGCGCTGCCCATGCTCATCCCCATCGTGTTTGGCGAGCGATGGAGACCTGCCGCCCCGCTGGTCCAGTGGTACACGCTGGAG contains:
- a CDS encoding glycosyltransferase family 4 protein; the encoded protein is MSPLDPRALLRGVARSALRRLGMARPAGAEVPVLRRHEGPRTTPPTVYFLTPDYDEPSGGIRTLYRHVDLLEQAGISAAVLHSRPGFACTWFEHHTRIRHVPSTPVGAQDILVVPEVYGASIRRLPRGVRQVLFNQGAYLTFARAGLTDTAPSPYQDNPDLSAVLVVSEDSAAYLRYAFPSVRVERVHPAVDPTLFHARGRESRRRIALMSRRNREDAVQVLQMLRARGSLRDWAVDILQGLTPARVAEALRGSALFLTFSHQEGFGLPPVEAMACGCLVVGFHGQGGREFLRPEWSLPVEQGNIVAFSQRVEEAIRLHREDPARFEAMSRSASEFVHREYAPAREREDVVGFYRALLRDAERGS
- a CDS encoding ROK family protein, translating into MPRTSKARTGKLRVWGGIDLGGTKIEAVVVDARGEVLGQARHPTPGKGGPGEVVREMYGTLEEAAVAAGLATPRLSGIGVGAPGSVDANHGTLAHATNVVADWEKPYPVAADLGDLVKGRVVLGNDVQVAVAAEYRLGAGRPYRSVLGVWWGTGVGGGLVLDGTPWRGRGGAGEIGHMVVKPDGALCGCGRRGCLEAYAGRASMERKARKEVHRGRRTQLFDIMRDKGRSRLSSGVWMSALQKKDGLAIALIDRAIEMLGAAIASAINLLDVEAVILGGGLGTRLGPEYAGRIAESMYPHLFIPERAPLIHVAELGDLSGAIGAALLAEPTM
- a CDS encoding oligosaccharide flippase family protein; its protein translation is MSSRPASNPEQARSDVKTRAFRSIVALTLRTFASQGLRVVNALVLSRLLFPSDYGAFGIVAFATSLGAYLGDLGLSASLVRQSHEPTEDETTTAFWSHQALTGSIVALLLVLAPLVSSAYDLGPSGTPMVCAMAVGLFFSSLRVIPMMMLERHLHFPAVARMELVEGLTQTGTTIALALLGWGPWALALGGLVRGAVGLVILWSASPWRPRGRFRKDILQRLLGFGIWFQLGGIIPAILSGWIPLIVGKLLGKDAVGLVNWAWALASVPLMISGILNRVAYPAYSRMQEDGAGLAEYLRTSIRRISAVLCLAIPFGVIALPMLIPIVFGERWRPAAPLVQWYTLEATLMAVHGLLCSQQNASGQARERVYVTTVSSILRAGLGTLAVMHLGIVGIGIMGATMTLTELWLTAWMVARRSPHLTGLEAEVMEPFLTVGALLAFAVAVSRFATGEQGPLVQALVASGALALGVVARERLRRGLSLMGEVRSVVQYVRSRRAAS
- a CDS encoding FkbM family methyltransferase, encoding MKKTIVRAVGHVARGVYPWSTRSELARTFHARLIRHFSYSKKPFTVTYDGIRFEVMLGDNLQRHLFFCGSYEPELHALLMAELRGGGVLVDVGANIGVHCLPVARMLQDGSRGKVFAFEAAPDTAERLRRLAEQNSVAGSLEVVQVALGDRPRTAQLRSSAELGSHDVGVRSLYGTGAQSISVQVTTFDAWAEARPLERWDVLKMDVEGAEAEVLRGMLATLKARRPRLLVIEVVDSLLRRAGSSRDEVMSLLASVGYAEIPASQTVHGLSVAALSPNLLFRPVPV